The Microbulbifer sp. YPW1 genome contains a region encoding:
- a CDS encoding ATP-binding protein — MSNAFTKLSRGKLNAAVAGMLCPRIDEILSDRGPGHCIRITDLDDDVMESVCKELRRIQPNGNIFILGGHDQESQPFRVTSTKLVELRNPDADGGLRQPLLVFIPTSLRTSAEDSFGVATFEELTFTGIYEDLVDSLLDRIPGTLAGHVRDVFSLLTEEDWLFADSVSRVRYLLTALENGIDGETLGASLYELTLIPDFKLFADLGTVNGKIRRNLASVRSLMTSHKSVRGRIANLGLSDKALESRLFAYFEKYDVQEPESWTPTIAVDKSWWSISFDKWKFREELSLDKILLTVTETDLPFVQEDETDEQLSSLIGQQVLAPNERRKINVVFEVNPHPGQVSGLDHFSVQIVSQNDGPVGKSKKVKAWTPNRLKCTTNLTKLNKIEFEEGWHFIRILPWTADGDPIPLEAESGIGDAKRSHESEPFYVLPGGIIEEEPPQRAIPIEQSLEHARFRLQLTALSDERDPEDITVSSITWAEGGRSKNAGRQETLLAKFGREGAVQIPLSRMLKTIEQRILAEPKHPSGWRMQVNLDTAEPPSEGALTLPSSAAMASFLAAREEFFSTVRKDTAELIMQGLSFRDSEKECLTYAESYLDLVRNLVRQAETTSGTESQHYLQTLRNVLAVDSVHVILTDFRGKHREAVMVSPTHPLRALWLCSWGTLGKKWIEKLKAGGRDHVPHIRSALLDSLVPSAFPVGIPVEDGRIFTPVDNLNTFWALYAPTTEDNVRGLMAEICSALGLAEPSTAGTDISGKLIADKIERYLSQHPYVRELSLNIFNPGAGSVLADALLSLQQKREHADLRYDIRLFTSDPDSPVLGEALEYMVRPEVTINEAADAFATSTGSHLFSKMNLAKHALNEFHENPQKFPAHISLLLDVFPAEELSIAEMPMGAVPLQGLIQDFATEFVDDDSGTFWNKRPIVGRSLASYDQAPCFDLLSSLSKNLCFATSAVAASGASFKAVPVVTLGLDVAQRELIYEVHQVSDWVFNIDRNMGIEFFDHGGRKNRPDYLIDYVPGASSQATHNLIISSRSNDELEAMLKPVLLEYGLSADGEQSVQLLANLRSLSGQLALKLISARTQQAEALGLALARLYLEYQGALSNQVIVPLDAHIDLYRTGGESDDVSDGISLQRTDLALFDLDLNKRTITCNLVEVKCYSQVGDLSAFNSLKERISAQINQSERILQRHFDPVLKNPDRPDRLLKSRELVQILHFYLERSLRYGIFDTAAAQEARGFLESIEQGYALQFRRCALIFDFDKPGTEPPDREVGIEFYRIGKDLIRELLENCRKPATSVSEEEPTVSFLSELFIPGVPKLKTADFIAPERERSTSWTLEELWDDESETQIPQPASPAAEEGAASGKDENDAQKEPVEKIALPSVIEREGREEDIEPTVVDSVPEGTTQKPELESESQTKPQCEVSYDIMLGVNGDSPQYGLLGEVSGRKIALDLNHTHTISLFGVQGGGKSYTLGTAIEMASMPVEHINVLPSPLATVIFHYSPTQDYAPEFTSMNRANSVDEEIQILRERYQANPEALKDVLILTPENKVDDRRAEYPDIEVKPIAFSASELKAAHWKFLMGAIGSQSMYMRQINLIMRGLRDNLTLEALRAGIESSSLSDHLKDLAQTRLLFASEYIDDNQRLQDLIRPGRLIIVDLRDEYIEKDEALGLFVVMLQIFSEATYQGSTFNKLVVFDEAHKYIENDDLISGLVEVVREMRHKGTSIMVASQDPPSVPVSLIELSSQIIMHKFNSPAWLRHIQKANAALGDLTSDRMSHLGTGEAYVWSSKASDEAFTRGAVKIKCRPRITQHGGSTKTAV; from the coding sequence ATGAGTAATGCCTTCACCAAGCTTTCCCGGGGCAAATTGAACGCCGCCGTCGCTGGTATGCTATGCCCACGAATTGATGAGATCCTGAGTGATCGTGGTCCAGGGCACTGCATACGTATAACCGATCTCGACGATGATGTAATGGAGTCGGTCTGCAAAGAACTGCGCAGGATCCAGCCAAACGGAAACATCTTTATCCTCGGCGGCCATGACCAGGAGAGTCAGCCATTCCGAGTCACTTCTACCAAACTGGTGGAGTTGCGCAACCCGGATGCAGACGGCGGGCTACGTCAGCCTTTACTGGTATTCATACCGACTTCGCTTCGCACCAGCGCCGAAGACTCGTTCGGTGTGGCGACTTTTGAAGAACTGACATTCACAGGAATCTACGAAGATCTTGTTGATTCGCTACTTGATCGGATTCCAGGAACACTGGCTGGTCATGTTAGAGATGTGTTTAGCCTACTAACGGAAGAGGATTGGCTATTTGCCGATAGCGTTTCCCGCGTTCGGTACCTGTTGACCGCGCTCGAAAATGGGATTGATGGAGAAACACTCGGGGCCAGCCTGTATGAATTGACGTTGATTCCTGACTTTAAGCTCTTTGCCGATCTCGGCACGGTGAATGGAAAGATTCGCCGTAACCTTGCCAGCGTTCGCAGTTTGATGACCTCGCACAAATCGGTTCGAGGTCGTATAGCCAATTTGGGGCTGAGTGACAAAGCACTCGAGTCTCGATTATTCGCTTACTTTGAGAAATACGATGTCCAGGAGCCTGAATCCTGGACGCCAACTATTGCCGTCGACAAAAGCTGGTGGAGCATTTCTTTCGACAAGTGGAAATTTCGAGAAGAGCTGTCGCTGGACAAGATCCTGTTGACGGTGACGGAAACCGACCTACCTTTTGTACAAGAAGATGAGACTGACGAGCAACTTTCGAGCCTGATAGGACAGCAGGTCCTGGCCCCTAATGAACGACGTAAAATAAACGTGGTGTTTGAGGTTAATCCTCACCCAGGTCAAGTCAGTGGGCTCGACCACTTTTCAGTTCAGATCGTTTCACAAAACGATGGCCCAGTAGGGAAGTCCAAAAAGGTCAAAGCTTGGACACCAAATCGACTGAAATGCACAACCAATTTAACTAAGCTTAACAAGATAGAGTTCGAGGAAGGATGGCATTTCATCCGCATCTTGCCCTGGACGGCCGATGGTGACCCGATCCCACTTGAAGCTGAATCCGGCATTGGGGATGCTAAGCGCTCCCATGAAAGTGAGCCTTTCTATGTCCTGCCGGGTGGCATTATCGAGGAGGAACCACCACAGCGTGCGATACCCATTGAGCAGAGTTTGGAGCATGCACGGTTCCGGCTACAGCTAACTGCCTTGAGTGATGAGCGTGATCCGGAAGATATAACGGTAAGTAGTATCACATGGGCTGAAGGTGGTCGCTCGAAAAATGCCGGGCGTCAGGAAACGTTGCTTGCAAAATTCGGCCGTGAAGGCGCTGTTCAGATCCCGCTTTCGCGCATGCTCAAAACTATTGAGCAGCGTATCTTGGCGGAACCCAAGCATCCATCAGGTTGGCGAATGCAAGTCAATTTGGATACCGCCGAACCACCGTCTGAGGGAGCACTGACACTGCCATCTTCAGCCGCGATGGCTTCTTTCCTCGCCGCCCGCGAAGAGTTCTTTTCGACAGTGCGCAAGGATACTGCCGAACTGATCATGCAAGGACTTTCATTCCGAGACTCCGAGAAGGAATGCCTTACATATGCTGAAAGCTACCTCGATCTAGTGAGAAATCTTGTCCGACAGGCCGAGACAACATCAGGGACGGAGAGCCAGCACTATCTTCAAACACTCCGAAACGTTCTGGCCGTTGATTCCGTTCACGTTATATTGACAGACTTTCGAGGGAAGCACAGAGAGGCTGTTATGGTCTCCCCAACCCACCCTCTCCGAGCGTTGTGGCTTTGCAGTTGGGGGACTTTGGGTAAGAAATGGATTGAGAAATTGAAGGCCGGCGGGAGGGACCATGTTCCTCATATCCGCTCTGCCCTACTGGATAGCCTTGTACCCTCAGCTTTTCCGGTCGGCATCCCGGTCGAGGATGGACGAATCTTCACCCCCGTAGACAACTTAAATACGTTCTGGGCCCTCTACGCCCCAACGACTGAGGATAACGTCCGCGGCTTAATGGCTGAGATCTGTTCTGCTCTGGGTTTGGCTGAACCGTCTACTGCAGGAACGGATATTTCTGGGAAGCTCATTGCGGACAAAATTGAGCGTTATCTCTCCCAGCACCCCTATGTACGAGAGTTGTCACTGAACATCTTCAATCCTGGAGCGGGTTCAGTGCTAGCAGATGCCTTACTATCGCTTCAGCAGAAGCGAGAGCATGCCGATTTGCGCTATGACATTCGGCTCTTTACCTCTGACCCTGACTCTCCGGTCTTGGGCGAAGCCCTTGAATACATGGTCCGCCCAGAAGTCACCATAAATGAGGCTGCCGATGCATTTGCCACCTCAACAGGTAGCCATCTTTTCTCAAAGATGAATTTGGCCAAGCACGCGCTGAACGAATTCCACGAAAATCCCCAGAAATTCCCAGCACACATCAGTCTTCTTCTCGATGTATTTCCCGCCGAGGAGCTTTCCATTGCAGAAATGCCAATGGGAGCGGTTCCACTACAAGGACTAATACAGGACTTCGCCACCGAATTCGTTGATGATGATTCGGGTACTTTCTGGAACAAACGGCCAATAGTTGGACGTTCCCTCGCTAGCTATGACCAAGCCCCGTGTTTTGATTTGTTGTCATCACTGAGCAAAAATCTCTGTTTCGCGACCTCAGCAGTTGCCGCTTCTGGCGCCAGCTTCAAAGCCGTACCCGTCGTGACCCTTGGCCTCGATGTGGCTCAACGAGAGCTAATCTATGAAGTCCACCAGGTTAGCGACTGGGTATTCAACATCGATCGTAATATGGGAATTGAATTCTTCGACCATGGCGGAAGGAAGAATAGGCCAGACTATTTGATTGACTATGTACCTGGAGCCAGCTCCCAAGCGACGCACAACCTAATCATCTCTTCGCGCTCAAACGATGAGCTGGAGGCCATGCTAAAGCCGGTATTACTCGAATACGGCTTGTCCGCCGACGGCGAGCAATCAGTTCAGCTACTGGCGAACCTACGATCACTATCAGGGCAGCTCGCCCTAAAGCTAATTTCTGCGCGAACACAACAAGCAGAGGCCCTCGGCCTGGCATTAGCGCGTCTCTACCTTGAATATCAGGGTGCATTGAGTAATCAGGTCATCGTGCCGTTAGACGCGCACATAGACCTCTACCGCACAGGCGGTGAGTCAGACGATGTCAGCGATGGGATCAGCCTACAGCGCACTGACTTAGCGTTGTTTGACTTGGATTTGAACAAGAGAACAATTACGTGCAATTTGGTAGAAGTGAAATGTTATTCACAAGTGGGCGATCTTTCGGCGTTTAACTCGCTTAAAGAGCGCATTTCCGCACAAATCAATCAAAGCGAGCGTATTCTCCAGCGTCATTTCGACCCAGTTCTGAAAAATCCGGATCGTCCAGACAGACTGCTTAAAAGTCGTGAACTAGTTCAGATTCTACATTTCTATTTGGAGCGCTCTCTACGTTACGGCATCTTTGATACGGCTGCTGCACAGGAAGCACGGGGCTTTCTTGAATCTATAGAGCAGGGTTACGCCCTGCAGTTCAGACGCTGTGCACTGATTTTTGATTTCGACAAACCAGGAACCGAGCCTCCAGATAGAGAGGTAGGCATTGAATTTTACCGCATAGGTAAAGATCTAATTCGTGAATTACTAGAAAACTGCCGCAAACCAGCCACTAGCGTATCTGAAGAAGAACCGACAGTTAGTTTTCTCAGTGAGTTGTTTATTCCGGGTGTGCCAAAGCTAAAAACCGCAGACTTTATCGCACCTGAAAGAGAACGGTCGACGTCCTGGACTTTAGAAGAACTATGGGATGATGAATCGGAGACACAAATTCCCCAGCCAGCATCCCCTGCCGCAGAAGAAGGAGCGGCTTCTGGCAAAGACGAGAATGACGCACAGAAAGAACCTGTCGAGAAAATAGCTCTCCCCTCCGTTATTGAGCGTGAAGGACGAGAAGAGGATATCGAGCCTACCGTCGTCGATAGTGTGCCAGAAGGAACCACCCAGAAACCCGAGCTTGAATCTGAATCTCAAACTAAACCTCAATGCGAGGTCAGCTATGACATTATGCTGGGTGTGAATGGCGATTCGCCCCAATACGGATTGCTCGGAGAGGTTTCCGGCAGGAAAATAGCGTTAGACCTCAATCACACCCATACCATTAGCCTCTTTGGAGTACAGGGTGGCGGCAAAAGCTATACCCTTGGTACAGCCATAGAGATGGCTTCCATGCCTGTAGAACACATCAATGTGCTACCAAGTCCTCTCGCCACAGTAATTTTTCATTACAGCCCGACGCAGGATTATGCGCCGGAATTTACCTCAATGAATCGCGCCAATTCGGTAGATGAAGAGATCCAGATACTTCGTGAGCGCTACCAGGCAAATCCGGAAGCGCTAAAGGATGTGCTAATTCTTACTCCCGAAAATAAGGTAGATGATCGCCGAGCCGAGTACCCAGATATCGAGGTCAAGCCGATAGCCTTCTCTGCCTCAGAGTTAAAGGCGGCACACTGGAAATTTCTTATGGGTGCGATTGGAAGCCAGAGCATGTACATGCGGCAAATTAATCTCATCATGAGGGGGCTGCGCGACAATCTGACTTTGGAGGCTTTGCGAGCCGGCATTGAGTCTTCAAGCTTATCGGATCATCTTAAAGATTTGGCTCAGACTCGCCTTTTGTTTGCATCTGAGTACATTGATGATAACCAGCGACTTCAAGATCTTATAAGGCCTGGCCGCCTGATAATCGTGGACCTTCGCGACGAGTATATTGAAAAAGATGAAGCTCTCGGTCTATTTGTGGTTATGTTACAAATCTTTTCGGAAGCGACCTACCAAGGAAGTACCTTCAATAAACTGGTGGTCTTCGATGAAGCACATAAATACATCGAAAACGATGATTTGATTTCTGGTTTGGTAGAAGTTGTTCGTGAAATGCGACACAAGGGGACTAGTATCATGGTTGCCTCGCAGGACCCCCCTTCGGTACCAGTCTCACTGATCGAACTTTCATCGCAGATCATCATGCACAAGTTCAATTCACCTGCCTGGTTGAGACACATTCAGAAAGCCAATGCAGCACTTGGTGACTTGACCTCAGACAGGATGAGCCATCTTGGAACCGGTGAAGCTTATGTGTGGTCGAGCAAAGCCTCCGACGAAGCTTTTACGCGTGGGGCGGTCAAGATAAAATGTAGACCTCGCATTACACAACATGGTGGTAGCACTAAAACAGCCGTATAG
- a CDS encoding protein kinase, with translation MAKVIPIGQPANESERQAIGFLRDHLPESWLIFHNFEMRQGLEVFEIDIAILTPHAVYLVDVKGTRGNIDVYGSKWYPEGRLSFHSPLAKLRHHAKVLASIISESNKGLTELRKAHVHAAVLLTADNATVFDQAGIDSPDVTDFKRCLKYFRDASRIPNSRLESISRFHPQIAKAITGNAKPKSAAQVYRDWQVEEKLGGTDRYTEYRAKHNLLGKSGGLARLRVYQADPYQDEGTREEEFKKISNAYRAVAHMPAHANVLSVKDLFVSDDEDKVVLVTEDLPGQPLRLHINKASLALTFDQKLQLMRDVLAALDHAHRNEVIHRNLTPDAILVTKGGHGRVTDFDYARVGKQRSTSETIAYQIEESLDPVYRAPELVISERKSEPKEASIASDLFSAGLIFYRLLTGELAYEDIDQMIEADGKFPIKPSEHKPDLPKGLDKWLQKFCEFDPEDRHTSAAIARKALDDVILPEAKDDPAQDTSGPGENVRQLPENLMDLPQDFILADRFRIQKKLGSGGFGVAYKVFDSLGDVVRVIKLVTRDRRSIYERLRREYKTLTNLPEHPHVVKVIWADRMADAKQTPYIVFDYVDGLDVSDLIDAEALSLDDAVCIAREAADGLAHLHKHGVYHQDVKPSNLLWTDSGVRIIDFNVAVAENDEIQGGGGTRRYLPPDYDHSSEPESSDRIDRDLYALGISIYECLTGKYPFDEPTPPINTQPKNPKQFKGCADLSPSLIDVLLKTIAPERKDRFASVEEFSAALAEVKHLRSLLTTTDIGTGYKGASKLGLSAARPNVNPFVTHLLTLYSQSQVSNAGTRGLDEVGKATYVSTYLDEKLKPALLKGEFRLVVISGNAGDGKTAFIQQFEAFAESKGAQMQRGANGAVFQLNGHNYQSNYDGSQDEGDERNDTVLQKFFAPFAGSDTSQWPGNQTRLIAINEGRLVDFFLEHEEKFPLLAKQVQQGLAGATPGEGVAVINLNLRSVVSQPEEGQPSIMERLIARMTHQEYWQACEKCDLKVKCYAYHNARTFQDPVAGTRVIERLKMLYTITHLRGRLHITMRDLRSALAFMLVGTRDCEGIHQLYQQSGEETQKRILDGFYFNSWLGGEEGSNDRLIALLREIDIAEVSNPALDRELGFLNPKTKVMSRYSFAERAGYDNELMETLFRSLPRDYSSKSRARLISKHRNYLSHMRRRHFFERRDRGWREMLPYGSIDPFVDAIEQPGAKSADQITNILQAINRGEGLSNPARLGNQLALRVRQVEKGTIRSYRLFDGDHFTLSAEQETTAHPFLESLPQALVLQYDSGDGHRASLRINLDIYEMLMRLNNGYRPSIEEQEGFLLSLSVFKNLLASVPYKEVLLTRAGHRFYEIRREDDGRLVMEVSEKGAEYNVN, from the coding sequence GTGGCGAAAGTCATACCCATCGGCCAACCCGCGAACGAATCTGAACGCCAAGCCATAGGCTTTCTCCGGGATCATCTCCCGGAGAGCTGGCTGATATTCCACAACTTTGAGATGCGGCAGGGGCTAGAGGTGTTCGAAATCGACATCGCTATCCTCACGCCTCACGCAGTCTATCTGGTGGACGTTAAAGGCACGCGGGGCAATATCGATGTGTATGGCTCAAAATGGTATCCGGAAGGACGACTGTCCTTCCATTCCCCCCTCGCAAAACTACGCCACCATGCCAAGGTATTGGCAAGCATTATTAGCGAGAGTAATAAAGGCCTTACGGAACTACGTAAGGCGCATGTACACGCCGCCGTACTACTTACGGCAGATAATGCGACGGTGTTCGATCAAGCTGGTATCGACAGCCCAGACGTCACCGACTTCAAACGCTGCCTGAAGTACTTTCGCGATGCCAGTCGAATCCCGAACAGCCGTCTGGAATCCATTTCTCGATTCCATCCTCAAATCGCAAAAGCGATTACTGGCAACGCGAAACCGAAAAGTGCTGCACAGGTATATCGCGATTGGCAAGTAGAAGAAAAACTCGGTGGAACCGACCGCTATACCGAGTACCGCGCCAAGCACAATTTATTGGGTAAGAGCGGCGGTTTAGCCCGACTGCGCGTCTACCAGGCAGATCCTTACCAAGATGAGGGGACTCGCGAGGAAGAGTTCAAGAAGATCAGCAACGCGTATCGTGCTGTAGCGCACATGCCCGCTCATGCCAATGTGCTTTCGGTCAAGGACCTATTCGTATCCGACGATGAAGATAAGGTGGTGCTGGTTACTGAGGATCTGCCCGGTCAGCCCTTACGCCTCCACATAAACAAGGCTTCCCTAGCGCTGACGTTTGATCAAAAGCTGCAATTGATGCGGGACGTGCTGGCTGCCTTGGACCACGCCCATCGAAACGAAGTAATCCACCGCAATCTCACCCCGGATGCGATACTGGTTACTAAAGGTGGTCACGGGCGGGTGACAGATTTTGACTATGCTCGGGTCGGCAAACAGCGCTCGACCAGCGAAACGATTGCTTATCAAATCGAAGAGTCACTAGATCCCGTTTACCGCGCACCTGAGCTCGTGATATCGGAGAGAAAGTCTGAACCAAAAGAAGCCTCGATCGCATCGGACTTGTTTTCGGCAGGATTGATCTTTTATCGACTGCTGACTGGAGAACTCGCTTACGAAGATATCGATCAGATGATCGAGGCCGACGGCAAATTCCCAATTAAGCCATCGGAGCACAAGCCGGACCTACCCAAAGGACTCGACAAATGGTTGCAGAAGTTTTGCGAATTTGACCCAGAGGATCGCCATACTAGCGCAGCGATTGCTCGCAAAGCCCTGGACGACGTGATTCTACCCGAGGCCAAGGACGACCCCGCCCAGGATACAAGCGGGCCCGGCGAAAATGTGCGACAGCTTCCAGAAAACTTAATGGATCTGCCACAAGATTTCATATTGGCAGATCGCTTCCGCATTCAGAAGAAACTCGGGAGTGGTGGCTTTGGGGTCGCTTACAAGGTCTTCGATTCCCTGGGCGATGTCGTGCGGGTGATCAAGTTGGTAACCAGAGACCGCCGCAGCATTTACGAACGGTTGCGCCGCGAATACAAAACCTTAACCAATCTTCCCGAGCACCCGCACGTAGTTAAAGTGATATGGGCGGATCGCATGGCCGACGCCAAGCAGACGCCGTATATCGTCTTTGACTATGTCGACGGACTTGATGTCTCTGATCTAATAGATGCGGAGGCCCTATCCTTAGACGATGCCGTATGTATTGCGCGGGAGGCGGCAGATGGGCTAGCCCACCTCCATAAGCACGGCGTGTACCATCAGGACGTGAAGCCGTCTAACCTGTTGTGGACCGACAGTGGAGTCCGCATCATCGATTTTAACGTCGCAGTTGCAGAGAATGACGAGATTCAAGGCGGTGGTGGCACACGCCGTTACCTGCCACCGGATTACGATCATTCCTCCGAGCCAGAGAGTTCTGATCGAATAGACAGAGATCTGTATGCACTGGGCATATCCATCTACGAATGCCTAACTGGCAAGTACCCTTTCGACGAACCTACGCCACCGATCAATACTCAACCCAAGAACCCGAAGCAGTTTAAGGGTTGTGCCGACCTTAGCCCATCTCTGATTGATGTGCTACTAAAGACGATAGCGCCCGAGCGCAAGGATCGCTTTGCATCCGTGGAGGAATTCTCGGCCGCGCTGGCCGAGGTTAAGCACTTGCGCTCGCTGCTAACCACGACCGACATTGGCACTGGGTACAAGGGTGCTTCGAAGCTCGGCTTAAGCGCGGCCAGGCCTAACGTAAACCCCTTTGTAACCCATCTCCTAACTCTCTATAGCCAAAGCCAAGTGTCCAATGCGGGGACTCGAGGTCTCGATGAAGTTGGCAAGGCCACCTACGTATCTACATATCTGGACGAGAAACTCAAGCCCGCTCTGCTCAAAGGAGAGTTCCGCTTAGTTGTTATCAGTGGTAACGCTGGTGACGGTAAAACGGCTTTTATTCAGCAGTTCGAAGCTTTTGCCGAAAGCAAAGGCGCACAGATGCAGCGTGGTGCGAATGGGGCGGTGTTTCAGCTCAATGGGCATAACTATCAGAGTAACTATGACGGTAGCCAAGATGAGGGGGACGAGCGCAACGACACAGTATTACAAAAGTTCTTTGCGCCGTTTGCAGGCAGTGATACCTCACAATGGCCAGGGAATCAGACCCGCCTGATCGCCATCAATGAGGGCCGATTGGTCGACTTCTTCCTGGAGCACGAAGAGAAATTCCCGCTACTTGCCAAACAGGTCCAGCAAGGGTTAGCCGGAGCGACACCCGGAGAAGGTGTCGCGGTTATCAACCTCAATCTGCGCTCGGTGGTTTCCCAGCCCGAAGAGGGCCAGCCATCCATCATGGAACGGTTGATCGCTCGTATGACACATCAGGAATACTGGCAGGCGTGCGAGAAGTGCGATCTCAAGGTTAAGTGCTATGCCTATCACAATGCTCGCACCTTCCAAGATCCGGTTGCCGGTACCAGGGTGATTGAACGCCTGAAGATGCTCTACACCATTACCCATCTGCGCGGTCGCCTGCACATTACGATGCGTGATTTACGGTCGGCGCTAGCCTTCATGTTAGTGGGTACTCGGGATTGTGAGGGTATTCATCAGCTCTACCAACAGAGTGGTGAAGAAACCCAGAAGCGCATTCTTGACGGCTTTTATTTCAACTCTTGGCTTGGAGGGGAAGAAGGGTCGAATGACCGACTTATCGCCTTGTTGCGCGAGATTGACATTGCCGAAGTCAGCAATCCGGCTCTGGACCGAGAACTAGGCTTTCTCAACCCCAAGACTAAGGTAATGAGCCGCTACTCATTCGCTGAGCGAGCCGGATATGACAATGAGCTAATGGAGACACTGTTCCGCAGCCTACCCCGCGACTATTCGTCTAAGAGCCGTGCGCGATTGATCTCCAAGCACCGGAATTATCTGTCGCACATGCGACGCCGACACTTCTTCGAGCGACGGGACAGAGGTTGGAGGGAGATGCTGCCCTACGGAAGTATCGATCCCTTCGTGGACGCCATTGAACAACCTGGTGCGAAAAGCGCGGACCAAATTACTAACATTCTACAGGCCATCAATAGAGGCGAAGGACTGAGCAATCCGGCTCGACTGGGTAACCAGTTGGCACTGCGCGTCCGCCAGGTAGAGAAGGGGACCATACGTAGCTACCGACTGTTTGACGGTGACCATTTCACGCTGAGCGCTGAGCAAGAAACAACAGCTCATCCTTTTCTAGAGAGCCTGCCTCAGGCCCTGGTGCTGCAATATGACTCCGGCGACGGGCACAGAGCTAGCCTGCGAATCAATCTTGATATCTATGAAATGTTAATGCGCCTCAACAACGGCTATCGCCCCAGTATTGAGGAGCAAGAGGGTTTCCTCCTGAGCCTATCGGTATTTAAAAACCTACTAGCCTCGGTGCCTTACAAAGAGGTTTTACTCACTAGGGCTGGTCACAGATTCTACGAAATACGCCGGGAAGATGACGGTAGACTGGTGATGGAAGTTTCAGAGAAGGGTGCTGAATACAATGTCAATTAA
- a CDS encoding restriction endonuclease subunit S, whose protein sequence is MSRKFQVKAIPSSWLEQNGRRLDCTPYMSGAAEIRELLKKHDTERLPDITTGHEGGIFYGPRSTRTYVRDANYGVPFLTTTFMMQADLTRLPLISRKEAESRKLINQKVSEGMTLITRSGSVGRTIYARSSMAGIWSNEDIIKVVADPVKVKSGYLYAYLCTRFGVPFVLSGKYGSVITHLEPEHFSDLLVPRLGDLIEDKAHELIERSASLLDQYQKYLNDATQLYLESVGLEDITPGEWHSWGSDLGFSSLAGSKSLRALNFNPRFNRLCDRIKQGSWKLLGELCVPGTLKRGVRFSRVDADPEYAYRLIGQKELFWLRPQGRWIGKNFVPDGVLVEDGCVLVAAQGTLGESELYCRSEFATGKALENAYSEHILRVLANEELIERGALFAFMRSETAFRMLRSISVGSKLQDHHYTMLPALPIPYPPEDVRRRCNELVIEAYRAREKAIELEDEARALVERTIEEGAS, encoded by the coding sequence ATGAGTAGAAAGTTTCAGGTAAAAGCGATTCCAAGTAGCTGGCTAGAGCAGAATGGTCGACGGCTCGACTGTACTCCCTACATGTCCGGTGCAGCTGAAATTCGCGAACTTCTAAAAAAGCACGACACTGAAAGATTGCCAGATATAACGACAGGGCATGAAGGTGGGATTTTCTATGGGCCGAGAAGCACACGCACCTATGTAAGAGATGCAAATTACGGCGTGCCTTTTTTGACGACAACTTTCATGATGCAGGCCGACTTAACGCGACTTCCCTTAATTAGTAGAAAGGAAGCTGAATCAAGAAAGCTAATCAACCAAAAAGTTAGTGAAGGAATGACGTTAATCACCCGCTCAGGGAGTGTAGGTCGAACTATCTATGCGCGCTCTAGCATGGCGGGCATCTGGTCGAACGAAGACATCATAAAGGTTGTCGCGGATCCAGTTAAGGTCAAGTCAGGTTATCTCTATGCATATCTGTGCACTCGTTTTGGGGTGCCCTTTGTATTATCTGGCAAATATGGGTCAGTAATTACGCACCTAGAGCCCGAACATTTTAGTGATTTACTTGTTCCACGCCTTGGAGATCTCATAGAGGATAAAGCGCATGAATTAATTGAGCGATCTGCCTCACTACTGGACCAATATCAAAAATATTTAAATGACGCAACACAACTCTATTTAGAATCTGTAGGCCTTGAAGATATCACTCCAGGTGAATGGCATTCCTGGGGCTCCGACCTTGGTTTTAGCTCACTGGCGGGGTCCAAATCTCTACGAGCATTAAATTTCAACCCTCGATTTAATCGACTTTGCGATCGGATAAAACAGGGCTCTTGGAAACTATTGGGGGAGCTTTGTGTTCCAGGGACACTTAAGCGCGGTGTTCGTTTTAGTCGAGTTGATGCTGATCCGGAATATGCTTATCGACTGATAGGGCAGAAGGAATTATTTTGGTTGCGACCCCAAGGCCGCTGGATCGGGAAAAATTTTGTCCCTGACGGGGTGCTTGTTGAAGATGGCTGCGTTCTGGTCGCAGCACAGGGAACTCTTGGTGAATCTGAGCTCTATTGCCGATCCGAGTTTGCAACCGGAAAGGCCTTAGAAAATGCTTATTCCGAACACATACTACGAGTCTTGGCAAATGAAGAATTAATAGAAAGAGGTGCATTATTTGCCTTCATGCGATCAGAAACAGCCTTCAGAATGCTTCGCTCTATTTCAGTAGGCAGTAAGCTTCAGGATCATCATTATACGATGCTGCCAGCACTGCCTATTCCCTACCCTCCTGAGGATGTTCGTCGGCGCTGCAATGAGTTAGTTATAGAAGCATACAGGGCGCGAGAAAAAGCAATCGAGCTAGAAGATGAGGCTCGAGCTCTTGTGGAGCGTACAATCGAGGAAGGAGCCAGCTAG